One window of the Pseudomonas knackmussii B13 genome contains the following:
- a CDS encoding HD-GYP domain-containing protein produces the protein MNAPGSAARPTILIVDDTPDNLALLTELLKLLYRVKAARSGEKALQIATGDEPPDLILLDVMMPGMSGFEVCRRLRELPQTRDIPVIFITALGAADDEIHGLELGAVDYITKPINPPTVLMRVDNQLRVKAAADFLRDQNAFLEREVARRTEEVVAIQDVTILAMASLAETRDNETGNHIRRTQHYVRALAEHLQQHPRFAAGLDEDTRQLLFKSAPLHDIGKVGIPDRILLKPGRLTAEEFEVMKTHTTLGRDALQQAEERLGIGVPFLRLAKEIAYGHHEKWDGTGYPEGLAGDAIPLSARLMAVADVYDALISRRIYKAGMPHEQAVQFIGGQRGTHFDPDIVDAFLTLQDEFRAIAAQYRDSDEDLNLKAEQVQRGLP, from the coding sequence ATGAACGCACCGGGCTCCGCCGCCAGACCGACGATCCTGATCGTCGACGACACACCGGACAACCTGGCGCTGCTCACTGAACTGCTGAAGCTTCTCTACCGGGTCAAGGCGGCGCGTTCCGGCGAGAAGGCGCTGCAGATTGCAACCGGCGACGAGCCGCCCGACCTCATCCTGCTGGACGTGATGATGCCGGGCATGTCCGGCTTCGAGGTCTGCCGGCGCCTGCGGGAGCTGCCGCAGACGCGCGACATCCCAGTGATCTTCATCACCGCCCTGGGCGCGGCCGACGACGAGATCCACGGCCTGGAGCTGGGCGCCGTCGACTACATCACAAAGCCGATCAACCCGCCGACGGTGCTGATGCGCGTGGACAACCAGCTGCGGGTGAAGGCCGCGGCCGACTTCCTGCGTGACCAGAACGCGTTCCTCGAACGCGAGGTCGCCCGGCGCACCGAGGAAGTGGTCGCCATCCAGGACGTCACCATCCTCGCCATGGCCTCGCTGGCCGAGACCCGCGACAACGAGACCGGCAACCACATCCGCCGCACCCAGCACTATGTGCGCGCGCTCGCCGAGCACCTGCAGCAGCACCCGCGCTTCGCCGCCGGGTTGGACGAGGACACCCGCCAGCTGCTGTTCAAATCGGCGCCGTTGCACGACATCGGCAAGGTCGGCATCCCGGACCGCATCCTGCTCAAGCCCGGCCGCCTCACAGCGGAAGAGTTCGAGGTCATGAAGACCCACACCACCCTTGGCCGCGATGCCTTGCAGCAGGCCGAGGAGCGCCTCGGGATCGGCGTGCCCTTCCTGCGCCTGGCCAAGGAAATCGCCTATGGCCATCACGAGAAATGGGACGGCACCGGGTATCCCGAGGGCCTGGCCGGCGACGCGATTCCGCTGTCCGCGCGGCTGATGGCGGTGGCGGATGTCTACGACGCGCTGATCAGCCGGCGCATCTACAAGGCCGGCATGCCCCACGAGCAGGCCGTGCAGTTCATCGGTGGGCAGCGTGGCACGCACTTCGACCCCGACATCGTTGATGCCTTCCTGACCTTGCAGGACGAGTTCCGCGCCATCGCCGCGCAGTATCGCGACAGCGACGAGGACCTGAACCTGAAGGCCGAGCAGGTGCAGCGCGGCTTGCCCTAG